In a single window of the Hydrogenobaculum sp. 3684 genome:
- a CDS encoding histidine phosphatase family protein has product MKHIYLIRHAQSEYNEKGIFQGSLDSELTPLGYIQAKLLSLAFKNKKIDVIYSSFQKRALKTAIFLSKALNKEIIIEPRIREISFGELEGKNFIQMFVEYRDMMISWSKDPLENPLPTQESKESFLKRVREFIDIVKSQKHEHIVVVSHGGFIHGFIMETTGFRAPLWNIHTDNTGISKLRLVEDRFYIEYLNNTCHLL; this is encoded by the coding sequence ATGAAACATATATATCTTATAAGACATGCTCAGAGTGAATACAACGAAAAAGGTATATTTCAAGGAAGCTTAGATAGTGAGCTAACCCCTCTTGGATATATACAAGCAAAACTTTTGTCTTTGGCTTTTAAAAATAAGAAAATAGATGTTATCTACTCATCTTTTCAAAAAAGAGCTTTAAAAACCGCTATTTTTTTATCAAAAGCCCTAAACAAAGAAATAATCATAGAACCTCGTATAAGGGAGATATCTTTTGGAGAGTTGGAGGGTAAAAACTTTATACAGATGTTTGTAGAGTATAGAGATATGATGATATCTTGGTCTAAAGACCCTTTGGAAAATCCTCTTCCTACCCAAGAGTCCAAAGAATCTTTTTTAAAAAGGGTAAGAGAGTTTATAGATATCGTGAAATCTCAAAAACATGAGCATATAGTTGTTGTTTCTCACGGTGGATTTATACACGGATTTATAATGGAAACCACAGGTTTTAGAGCACCCCTTTGGAACATACATACGGATAATACAGGTATTTCTAAATTGAGACTTGTGGAGGATAGGTTTTACATAGAATATCTCAACAACACTTGTCATCTTTTATGA
- a CDS encoding DUF2103 domain-containing protein, with product MSKYRKGKLKLEHHTLEGFDKYIKPVLEIEIVEAVIPGRIFRNNKGRGSKGLFLQYETSSGFKLLYKNGTSVQEVFVVCSDKETFKSIFENLYKE from the coding sequence ATGAGTAAATATAGAAAAGGTAAACTAAAACTTGAGCATCACACGTTAGAGGGTTTTGATAAGTATATAAAACCGGTGTTGGAGATTGAGATAGTAGAAGCTGTAATACCTGGAAGGATCTTTAGAAACAACAAAGGACGAGGTTCTAAAGGTCTTTTTTTACAATATGAGACCTCTTCTGGTTTTAAGCTTTTATACAAAAACGGTACATCTGTGCAAGAGGTATTTGTGGTTTGTAGCGATAAAGAAACGTTTAAATCTATCTTTGAAAATCTATACAAGGAGTAA
- a CDS encoding VTT domain-containing protein: MNLLKWGYMGIFLVGLIESSVFPLSTLPLMTAGTIYKLNVYFVAFCALLGDFIGASIVYYIGYNYGYKAVSRFISEKKFRKTEALFHRYGAFAILIGEPFYVINWIAGILRFGYYRFIAMALLSRAFKLIVFAFFGKALERFL, encoded by the coding sequence ATGAATCTTTTAAAATGGGGTTATATGGGTATTTTTTTAGTAGGTCTTATAGAGTCTAGCGTGTTTCCTCTTTCTACGCTACCTCTTATGACCGCTGGCACAATTTACAAGCTAAACGTTTATTTTGTAGCATTTTGTGCGCTGTTGGGAGATTTTATAGGAGCTTCTATAGTATATTATATAGGTTACAACTACGGCTATAAGGCTGTATCTAGGTTTATTTCTGAAAAAAAATTTAGAAAGACCGAAGCTCTTTTTCATAGGTATGGTGCTTTTGCAATATTGATAGGAGAGCCTTTTTACGTGATAAACTGGATAGCTGGAATATTAAGGTTTGGTTATTATAGGTTTATAGCGATGGCTCTTTTGTCTAGAGCTTTTAAGCTTATTGTATTTGCGTTTTTTGGTAAGGCTTTGGAAAGATTTTTATAG
- a CDS encoding prephenate dehydrogenase, with product MLNNTLIVGLGLIGGSLAFDIKSKKLSKHIYALDKDQNTLNTAIEKGVIDGAFKEGVKYDFVIFCNPISTLESVAKNIKEHIKDAVITDVASVKEYPESVLKPIFKERYIGSHPIAGSHKNGFENASKDLFSNRLTIVCPTDISKKDHIEKVKTFWEHIGAKVEIMDAKTHDEIFATTSHLPHLIAYALTKTLPEEYKNYVGQGFLDTTRIGASQSELWTDIFLYNQENVLKSIELFKKQLDTLENAIKDKNKDNLKSMLDEISEKRKNL from the coding sequence ATGCTTAATAACACCTTAATAGTGGGCCTTGGTCTTATAGGTGGGTCTTTGGCTTTTGATATTAAAAGCAAGAAACTATCAAAACACATATACGCTTTAGACAAAGACCAAAATACATTAAACACTGCAATAGAAAAAGGCGTCATAGATGGGGCGTTTAAAGAGGGTGTAAAATACGATTTTGTAATATTTTGCAATCCAATATCCACTTTAGAAAGTGTAGCTAAAAATATAAAAGAGCATATAAAAGATGCCGTTATAACGGATGTGGCTTCTGTAAAAGAATATCCAGAGAGTGTTTTAAAACCTATCTTTAAAGAACGTTATATAGGATCTCATCCAATAGCCGGTTCTCATAAAAACGGTTTTGAAAATGCATCAAAAGATCTATTTTCAAATAGACTAACAATAGTTTGCCCTACAGATATATCAAAAAAAGATCATATAGAAAAAGTAAAAACATTTTGGGAGCATATAGGAGCTAAAGTAGAGATTATGGATGCAAAAACCCACGATGAGATATTCGCAACCACATCGCATCTTCCACACCTAATAGCTTACGCTCTTACAAAGACATTACCAGAAGAGTACAAAAACTACGTAGGACAGGGCTTTTTAGACACCACCAGAATAGGTGCAAGCCAATCGGAACTTTGGACGGATATTTTTTTATACAACCAAGAAAATGTATTAAAAAGTATAGAGCTTTTCAAAAAACAATTAGACACATTAGAAAATGCTATAAAAGATAAAAACAAAGACAATCTCAAAAGTATGTTGGACGAAATATCAGAAAAAAGAAAAAATCTATAA
- a CDS encoding universal stress protein yields the protein MFKRVIAGLDGSKPSFVASHYGLELGSKLNIPVVGIHVLDSMLTEESLLADLAGVLGFSYYEGISAKVKEFLEKESEALLDEFSALGRKLNAKVSTLQTWGNPAKEIALQGDLEDIIFVGKPNHDKSIKGIHISSVSEQVIKRAECPVFVAFKDEYKPIENIMICHDGKDEDDKLLDFTKNLNNIYNAKVFLYHADEFGSKKEKLEKLSKDYGFELIVEKAVAEEGIVSNAENLKIDLVIMGSHKKKLVHFFMGSTTTFVFHYIKTNMLVVK from the coding sequence ATGTTTAAAAGAGTAATAGCGGGCTTAGACGGCTCAAAACCATCTTTTGTGGCTTCTCATTATGGCCTTGAGCTGGGTTCTAAACTAAACATACCTGTAGTAGGAATACACGTTTTAGATAGCATGTTGACTGAAGAAAGCCTGTTGGCGGATTTAGCGGGGGTATTGGGTTTTTCTTACTATGAGGGTATAAGTGCAAAAGTAAAAGAATTCTTAGAAAAAGAATCAGAAGCGCTTTTAGATGAGTTTAGCGCCCTTGGAAGGAAGTTAAACGCCAAGGTTTCAACGCTTCAAACCTGGGGAAACCCGGCAAAAGAAATTGCTTTACAAGGTGATTTGGAAGACATTATATTTGTTGGAAAGCCTAATCACGACAAAAGTATAAAAGGTATACATATAAGCTCTGTTTCAGAGCAGGTGATAAAAAGAGCAGAATGTCCTGTGTTTGTAGCTTTTAAAGATGAGTATAAACCTATAGAAAATATAATGATTTGTCATGATGGAAAAGATGAAGATGATAAGCTGCTTGATTTTACCAAAAATTTAAACAACATATACAACGCAAAAGTATTTTTATATCATGCCGATGAATTTGGTTCTAAAAAAGAAAAGCTTGAAAAACTATCAAAAGATTACGGTTTTGAGCTTATAGTAGAAAAAGCCGTAGCAGAAGAAGGTATAGTATCAAATGCAGAAAACCTTAAAATAGATTTGGTGATAATGGGATCTCATAAGAAAAAACTAGTTCACTTTTTCATGGGAAGCACCACTACATTTGTATTTCATTACATCAAGACAAACATGCTGGTAGTAAAATAA
- the gyrB gene encoding DNA topoisomerase (ATP-hydrolyzing) subunit B, with protein MQEYGADAIKVVTGLEHVRLRPSMYIGDISERGLHHLIWEIVDNSVDEAMAGYATHIRVHIHQDDSVTVEDNGRGIPVYIHKDVGKPAVEVVLTVLGAGGKFDKKAYQYSGGLHGVGASVVNALSEWLIVEVYRDGKIYRQEYERGVPKTELQIMGDTTKRGTKITFKPDAEIFETTKIKFDIVEKRIRELAYLNKNVTFEIIDDRLNKHLVYKFEKGIIELVEYLAEGKEPLFDDVIYIESGKDGTLVEIAFKYTKDYKESLESFVNNIKTIEGGTHVTGFRSGLSKVVSKLSQNIKISKELKEMFTGEDLREGLVAVVSCKVPEPQFEGQTKTKLGNQETKNIVESITVEFLTDYFEKHQDILKLIVEKAIEAALAREAAKKAKDLVRRKSFLEDTSLPGKLADCSEKDPSKCEIFIVEGESAGGSAKQGRDRRFQAILPLKGKILNVEKARIDKALSNEEIRAIISALGCNIGEDIDLSALRYHKTIIMTDADVDGSHIRTLLLTFFYRFMTKLIENGHVYIAQPPLYKVKIGKKETYIKDDKELEKFLLNIIRTDLSITDAKSNTYRGDVLINMLNTIKEQHNTIAQILNKRNKDVITYLLSNKIDESYLKDEQKAKKLLEDIQSMKSVSSAKLKYDDFDGSYSIVIYDIYQNFSIIDIDFLTSGTYKKLFEEHKEFFNYPISLKLGHKVKNIEKPVEDLYQDIINFVKDGIEIQRYKGLGEMNPEQLWETTMNPNTRRLLRVSLEDAAEADRIFSILMGENVEPRREFIETYAKEVRNLDV; from the coding sequence ATGCAAGAATACGGCGCAGATGCAATAAAAGTTGTTACCGGATTAGAACACGTAAGATTACGCCCCTCAATGTATATAGGGGATATCTCCGAAAGAGGACTTCATCACCTTATATGGGAAATAGTAGATAACTCTGTTGACGAAGCGATGGCAGGCTATGCCACACACATAAGAGTGCATATACACCAAGATGATTCTGTAACGGTAGAAGATAATGGCAGAGGTATACCTGTTTACATCCATAAAGACGTAGGAAAACCAGCGGTAGAAGTGGTTTTAACAGTGCTTGGGGCTGGTGGAAAGTTTGATAAAAAAGCTTATCAATATTCAGGGGGACTTCACGGTGTAGGCGCTTCCGTTGTAAACGCACTTTCAGAATGGCTCATAGTAGAAGTTTACAGAGACGGCAAGATATACAGACAAGAGTATGAAAGAGGAGTTCCAAAAACTGAGCTTCAAATAATGGGAGATACCACAAAAAGAGGCACAAAGATTACATTTAAACCGGACGCTGAAATATTTGAAACCACAAAAATAAAGTTTGACATAGTAGAAAAAAGAATAAGGGAATTAGCTTACCTTAATAAAAACGTAACCTTTGAGATAATAGACGACAGGTTAAACAAACATCTTGTTTATAAATTTGAAAAAGGCATCATAGAGCTGGTAGAATACCTTGCAGAAGGCAAAGAACCCCTTTTCGACGACGTAATCTATATAGAATCTGGAAAAGATGGTACTTTGGTAGAAATTGCCTTTAAATATACAAAAGATTACAAAGAATCTTTAGAAAGCTTTGTAAACAACATAAAAACCATAGAAGGTGGCACTCACGTCACAGGTTTTAGAAGTGGATTGTCAAAGGTTGTATCAAAACTATCCCAAAACATAAAAATATCAAAAGAGTTAAAAGAGATGTTTACCGGTGAAGACCTAAGAGAGGGTCTTGTGGCCGTTGTATCTTGTAAAGTACCAGAGCCTCAGTTTGAAGGTCAAACCAAAACAAAGCTTGGCAACCAAGAAACAAAAAACATAGTAGAATCAATAACGGTAGAATTTTTAACAGATTATTTTGAAAAACACCAAGATATTTTAAAACTTATAGTAGAAAAAGCTATAGAAGCAGCGCTAGCAAGAGAAGCTGCTAAAAAAGCCAAAGATTTGGTAAGAAGAAAATCATTCTTAGAAGATACATCTTTACCGGGTAAACTTGCCGATTGCTCTGAAAAAGACCCATCGAAATGTGAAATTTTTATAGTAGAGGGAGAATCAGCGGGTGGTTCTGCAAAACAAGGAAGAGACAGAAGATTCCAAGCGATATTACCACTAAAGGGTAAAATACTAAATGTAGAAAAAGCAAGAATAGACAAAGCCCTTTCCAATGAAGAAATAAGAGCAATTATATCAGCATTAGGTTGTAACATAGGAGAAGATATAGATCTAAGCGCTCTTAGATATCACAAAACCATAATCATGACAGACGCTGATGTAGATGGTTCTCACATAAGGACTCTTCTTCTTACTTTTTTCTATAGATTTATGACAAAACTTATTGAAAATGGGCATGTGTATATAGCACAACCACCCCTTTACAAAGTAAAGATAGGGAAAAAAGAAACCTACATAAAGGACGATAAAGAGTTAGAAAAATTTTTACTAAACATCATAAGAACAGACTTATCTATAACAGACGCCAAATCAAACACCTACAGAGGTGATGTACTAATAAACATGTTAAATACTATAAAGGAACAGCACAACACCATAGCTCAAATACTAAACAAAAGAAACAAAGATGTAATAACATATCTTCTGTCAAATAAAATAGATGAAAGTTATCTCAAAGATGAGCAAAAAGCCAAAAAACTCTTAGAAGATATACAGTCTATGAAAAGCGTAAGCAGTGCTAAATTAAAATACGATGATTTTGATGGCTCTTACTCTATAGTTATATACGATATCTATCAAAACTTTAGCATTATAGATATAGATTTTCTTACTTCTGGTACCTACAAAAAGCTCTTTGAAGAGCATAAAGAATTTTTTAACTATCCTATAAGCCTAAAACTTGGGCATAAGGTTAAAAATATAGAAAAACCAGTAGAAGATCTTTATCAAGACATAATAAATTTTGTAAAAGATGGCATAGAGATACAGCGATACAAAGGTCTTGGTGAAATGAACCCAGAACAGCTATGGGAAACCACCATGAATCCAAACACCAGAAGGCTTTTAAGGGTATCCTTAGAAGATGCGGCAGAAGCAGATAGAATATTCTCTATACTGATGGGCGAAAACGTAGAACCAAGGCGTGAGTTTATAGAGACCTACGCCAAGGAGGTAAGAAACTTAGATGTTTAA